The Synergistaceae bacterium genome window below encodes:
- the xth gene encoding exodeoxyribonuclease III, giving the protein MPRVSIATFNVNSVRARLPILQRWLAERDVDVLCLQETKVVDDLFPVEPFEEMGYRAVFRGEKSYNGVALLTKETMEGFAIGFGDGEEPECDTRIIRGRIGDFFFINTYVPQGKAIDHDDYIFKHRFLDRTLALIDREYDTTEKLAWVGDINVAPTDIDVTSPERKRKHPCFAPDIQEKFEQVKEWGFIDLFRRYRPEEGEFSYFDYRVKNSLERNIGWRIDHILTTPALAEKAVDCFIDRTPRGWEQPSDHTPVVAIFDL; this is encoded by the coding sequence ATGCCGAGGGTTTCAATAGCCACCTTCAACGTGAACTCGGTCCGCGCGCGGCTTCCGATCCTCCAAAGATGGCTAGCGGAGCGGGATGTCGACGTGTTGTGTCTACAGGAGACGAAAGTCGTGGACGACCTGTTTCCCGTGGAACCCTTCGAAGAGATGGGCTATCGTGCCGTGTTTAGGGGCGAAAAGTCCTATAACGGAGTAGCGCTGCTGACGAAGGAGACGATGGAGGGATTCGCGATAGGCTTCGGAGACGGAGAGGAGCCGGAGTGCGACACTCGCATAATCAGGGGGCGCATCGGAGACTTCTTCTTCATAAACACCTACGTGCCCCAGGGGAAGGCGATCGACCACGACGATTACATCTTCAAGCACCGCTTCCTCGACAGGACCCTCGCCCTGATCGACAGGGAGTACGACACGACCGAGAAACTGGCGTGGGTGGGTGACATCAACGTTGCCCCGACAGACATCGACGTCACCAGCCCGGAGAGAAAGCGCAAGCATCCTTGCTTTGCGCCGGACATACAGGAGAAGTTCGAGCAGGTAAAGGAGTGGGGCTTCATCGACCTCTTCCGCAGGTATCGCCCCGAAGAGGGGGAGTTCTCCTACTTCGACTACCGGGTGAAGAACTCGCTCGAGAGAAACATAGGCTGGAGGATCGACCACATTCTGACCACCCCGGCGCTGGCGGAGAAGGCCGTGGACTGCTTCATCGACCGAACCCCTAGGGGCTGGGAGCAGCCGTCCGACCACACTCCCGTAGTGGCTATCTTCGATCTGTAG